A genomic region of Runella rosea contains the following coding sequences:
- the panB gene encoding 3-methyl-2-oxobutanoate hydroxymethyltransferase, whose translation MSTQLSSLEVKRVTTHIIQEMKNRGEKISALTSYDFSMARIVDAAGIDIILVGDSASNVIAGHETTLPITLDQMIYHAQGVVRAVKRAFVVVDLPFGSYQGNSRAALDSAIRIMKESGAHAVKLEGGLEIKESIIRILSAGVPVMGHLGLTPQSIYKFGTYTVRAKENAEAEKLLQDAKMLDEIGCFGMVLEKIPSSLTKQVSESVSIPTIGIGAGPHADGQILVIHDMLGITKEFKPRFLRRYADLHSIMTDAVSNYVKDVKANDFPNEKESY comes from the coding sequence ATGTCAACTCAACTTTCCTCCCTCGAAGTAAAGCGTGTTACCACGCACATCATACAGGAAATGAAAAACCGGGGCGAAAAAATATCCGCCCTTACCTCCTACGATTTTTCCATGGCGCGCATTGTAGATGCCGCTGGAATTGACATTATTTTGGTAGGCGACTCGGCCTCCAATGTCATTGCAGGCCACGAAACCACGCTGCCCATCACCCTCGACCAAATGATTTATCACGCTCAGGGCGTTGTTAGGGCCGTGAAGCGAGCCTTTGTGGTGGTCGATTTGCCTTTCGGTTCGTATCAGGGAAATTCACGCGCAGCGCTTGATTCGGCCATTCGTATCATGAAAGAATCGGGCGCACACGCCGTAAAGCTCGAAGGAGGTCTTGAAATAAAAGAATCCATTATTCGGATTCTGAGCGCTGGCGTACCTGTGATGGGTCACTTGGGCCTAACCCCCCAGTCTATTTATAAATTTGGCACCTATACCGTTCGCGCCAAAGAAAATGCCGAGGCCGAGAAGCTGTTGCAAGACGCCAAAATGCTGGACGAAATCGGTTGTTTTGGGATGGTCTTGGAAAAAATCCCTTCGAGCCTGACCAAGCAGGTGTCCGAAAGTGTCAGCATTCCAACCATCGGTATTGGCGCAGGGCCTCATGCCGACGGGCAAATTCTGGTGATTCACGATATGCTGGGCATCACCAAAGAATTTAAACCACGCTTTTTAAGGCGCTATGCCGATTTACACAGCATCATGACGGATGCTGTCAGTAATTACGTCAAAGACGTCAAAGCCAACGATTTTCCGAACGAAAAAGAATCTTACTGA
- a CDS encoding RluA family pseudouridine synthase: MAKPFHVVYEDNHLIIVNKPAGLLVQGDSTGDVPLLELVKDYIKEKYEKPGEVFLGTVHRIDRPVSGLVVFARTSKALERMNEIFRKRDVQKTYWAVVRRRPPKKQDKLVSWLVKDENKNVVSAYDYPADKAQKAELTYRLLGEVNKHYLLEVTPHTGRPHQIRVQLAQIGCPIRGDVKYGSPKPNHDGSINLHARRLFFTHPVKKESILCRASLPNDPFWEEFLDLDPEEIGPEHLAFLHE, from the coding sequence ATGGCCAAGCCATTTCACGTAGTATACGAAGATAATCACCTCATTATCGTCAATAAACCCGCTGGTCTCCTCGTTCAAGGCGATTCTACAGGCGATGTTCCGCTGTTGGAACTGGTAAAAGATTACATCAAAGAAAAATACGAAAAACCCGGTGAAGTGTTTTTGGGAACGGTTCACCGCATAGACCGCCCCGTAAGCGGCTTAGTGGTTTTTGCCAGAACGTCGAAAGCCCTTGAACGCATGAACGAAATTTTCCGCAAACGCGACGTTCAGAAGACCTACTGGGCGGTGGTGCGCCGACGCCCTCCCAAAAAGCAGGACAAACTCGTAAGTTGGTTGGTCAAAGATGAAAATAAAAATGTAGTCTCGGCTTATGATTATCCCGCCGACAAGGCCCAAAAAGCAGAACTTACGTATCGTTTGTTGGGTGAAGTAAACAAACATTATTTACTGGAAGTAACCCCGCATACGGGCCGTCCGCACCAAATCAGGGTTCAATTGGCACAAATCGGCTGTCCAATTAGGGGAGATGTAAAATACGGCTCGCCTAAACCCAACCACGACGGCAGTATCAATCTGCACGCTCGTCGGTTGTTTTTTACGCATCCAGTCAAAAAAGAATCTATTTTATGTCGGGCATCATTACCAAACGATCCTTTCTGGGAAGAGTTTTTGGACTTAGACCCAGAAGAAATCGGGCCCGAACATTTGGCGTTTTTGCACGAATAA
- a CDS encoding murein hydrolase activator EnvC family protein: MILKRIAAVLNKLFMSKKRFDCYAENTSARKSDVRSFQHNTSLAFKLPVLIGLVLFICCFSAMAQKSRQQLEKEKRENMERLQELQGILKQTTEQKRSSLGQLKAIKQQINAQNRKIDLINDDLKLMDSELTELQQAKVALDKDLDKLRDEYARMIYNASKRNNSLSELSFLFSAPTFNQFLVRYKYLKQYTDEREKQVTQMKKVQSLMIAKSNSISNKKKDQENALKTRIAESKNLEQLKGEKDKVVQELSGREAEIKGEVAEVRKANKQLENALTRIIQREIEERRERARAAAREKAARERAEREASAKAAAERAKEKDNNEEITKAEPPPAKPEVKKETINEEGMNEEEVTLASSFAANRGRLPWPVPGFISDGFGTKEVLKNVYQENQGVDIQTNAGTSVRTVYDGVVMDVTNMGVMRNVVFVQHGDFYTVYAKLKNVNVRPGQKLKARESIGVVATDGDGVSEVNFQIWKNTSKLNPETWLRPR, translated from the coding sequence ATGATTTTAAAACGTATTGCTGCTGTGTTGAATAAGCTATTTATGAGTAAAAAAAGGTTTGATTGTTATGCTGAAAATACTTCTGCGCGCAAAAGTGATGTACGAAGTTTTCAGCACAATACTTCGTTGGCGTTTAAATTACCCGTACTGATTGGATTGGTGCTATTCATCTGCTGTTTTTCAGCAATGGCCCAAAAAAGCCGTCAACAGCTTGAAAAAGAGAAACGAGAAAACATGGAGCGTTTGCAAGAATTGCAGGGAATCTTAAAGCAAACAACCGAGCAAAAGCGCTCTAGTTTAGGGCAACTTAAGGCAATCAAACAGCAAATCAATGCCCAAAACCGTAAAATAGACCTCATCAACGATGATTTAAAGTTGATGGATTCTGAACTTACCGAACTGCAACAAGCCAAAGTAGCCCTAGACAAAGACCTCGACAAATTGCGTGATGAGTATGCTCGGATGATTTATAACGCCTCAAAACGCAACAATAGCCTTAGCGAATTGAGTTTTCTGTTTTCGGCGCCTACCTTCAATCAATTTTTGGTTCGCTACAAATACTTGAAGCAATACACCGACGAGCGGGAGAAGCAAGTTACCCAAATGAAAAAAGTGCAATCACTCATGATTGCTAAGTCAAACAGCATCAGCAACAAGAAAAAAGACCAGGAAAATGCCCTTAAAACGCGGATTGCCGAAAGTAAAAATCTGGAACAACTGAAAGGCGAAAAAGACAAAGTGGTCCAAGAATTGAGTGGTCGGGAAGCAGAAATTAAGGGCGAAGTAGCCGAAGTACGAAAAGCCAACAAACAATTGGAGAATGCCTTGACGCGCATTATTCAGCGCGAAATCGAAGAACGACGTGAACGCGCCCGCGCTGCCGCCCGCGAAAAAGCCGCTCGGGAGCGAGCCGAGCGCGAAGCCTCCGCCAAAGCGGCAGCCGAAAGAGCCAAAGAGAAAGACAATAACGAAGAAATTACCAAAGCTGAACCGCCCCCCGCGAAGCCCGAAGTTAAAAAAGAAACCATCAACGAAGAAGGAATGAACGAAGAAGAGGTCACGTTAGCGTCTTCTTTTGCCGCCAACCGTGGTCGTTTACCTTGGCCCGTTCCTGGATTTATTTCCGATGGTTTTGGAACAAAAGAGGTCCTCAAAAATGTCTATCAAGAAAACCAAGGAGTAGATATTCAGACCAATGCTGGCACATCAGTGCGTACTGTATACGACGGCGTAGTGATGGACGTAACCAACATGGGCGTAATGCGCAATGTGGTATTTGTACAACACGGGGATTTTTACACCGTATACGCCAAACTGAAGAATGTCAATGTTCGTCCTGGACAAAAGCTAAAAGCACGCGAGTCAATCGGCGTGGTAGCAACCGACGGGGACGGGGTTTCGGAAGTGAATTTCCAGATTTGGAAAAATACCAGCAAACTCAATCCCGAAACGTGGCTTCGTCCGAGGTAA